A single region of the Camelus ferus isolate YT-003-E chromosome 2, BCGSAC_Cfer_1.0, whole genome shotgun sequence genome encodes:
- the HS3ST1 gene encoding LOW QUALITY PROTEIN: heparan sulfate glucosamine 3-O-sulfotransferase 1 (The sequence of the model RefSeq protein was modified relative to this genomic sequence to represent the inferred CDS: deleted 1 base in 1 codon), producing MAALLLGAVMLAVQLQPVPSRPAVYGSEPGQQELVGKAATLQGEVLEGAAPNGSAQQLPQTIIIGVRKGGTRALLEMLSLHPDVAAAENEVHFFDWEEHYSQGLGWYLRQMPFSSPHQLTVEKTPAYFTSPKVPERVHSMNPSIRLLLILRDPSERVLSDYTQVFYNHVQKHKPYPSIEEFLVRDGRLNVDYKALNRSLYHVHMHNWLRFFPLRRIHIVDGDRLIRDPFPEIQKVERFLKLSPQINASNFYFNKTKGFYCLRDGGRDRCLHESKGRAHPQIDPKLLNKLHEYFHEPNKKFFELVGRTFDWH from the exons ATGGCCGCGCTGCTCCTGGGCGCGGTGATGCTGGCGGTCCAGCTCCAGCCAGTGCCTTCCCGCCCCGCCGTGTACGGGTCGGAGCCGGGCCAGCAGGAGCTCGTGGGGAAAGCAGCCACCCTCCAGGGCGAGGTC CTGGAGGGCGCGGCCCCCAACGGCTCTGCCCAGCAGCTCCCGCAGACCATCATCATCGGCGTGCGCAAGGGCGGCACCCGCGCGCTGCTGGAAATGCTCAGCCTGCACCCCGACGTGGCGGCCGCGGAGAACGAGGTGCACTTCTTCGACTGGGAGGAGCATTACAGCCAAGGCCTGGGCTGGTACCTCCGCCAGATGCCCTTCTCCTCCCCGCACCAGCTCACGGTGGAAAAGACCCCCGCGTACTTCACGTCGCCCAAAGTGCCTGAGCGGGTGCACAGCATGAACCCGTCCATCCGGCTGCTGCTCATCCTGCGGGACCCGTCGGAGCGCGTGCTGTCCGACTACACCCAAGTGTTCTACAACCACGTGCAGAAGCACAAGCCCTACCCGTCCATCGAGGAGTTCCTGGTGCGCGACGGCCGGCTCAACGTGGACTACAAGGCCCTCAACCGCAGCCTGTACCACGTGCACATGCACAACTGGCTGCGCTTCTTCCCGCTGCGCCGCATCCACATCGTCGACGGCGACCGCCTCATCAGGGACCCTTTCCCCGAGATCCAGAAGGTCGAGAGGTTCCTGAAGCTGTCGCCGCAGATCAACGCCTCGAACTTCTACTTTAACAAAACCAAGGGGTTTTACTGCCTGCGGGACGGCGGCCGGGACCGCTGCTTACACGAGTCCAAAGGCCGGGCGCACCCCCAAATCGACCCCAAACTCCTCAATAAACTGCACGAATATTTCCACGAGCCAAATAAGAAATTCTTCGAGCTTGTCGGCAGAACATTTGACTGGCACTGA